The genomic DNA AGTCATCATAAATATTGTTCTTCTACCAATATCAACAGCCCTGTCAGCGATCCTTTCAAGGAACCTAGCTATAAATATTAGATTAATAGTTTGATTAATATTTTCTTTATCTTCAAACATATTATCTGTGACTTGCTCTAATATTGAATCAAACAAATCATCGACTTTATCATCATCATTTCTAAGCTCTTTTGCAGTATCTAAATTTTGATTTAAGAAAGCATAAAATCCTTTACTTAACATCATTTGAACATAATCTGCCATATATTGTAAATCTTCCATTAGTTTATCTGGGACAGACACATCCTTAATTAAAACCGATAAATCAGCTATATTAGCAGCTAAATAACCAATTCTTTTCATATGGCTACTTACTCTTATAGTAGACTCAATAAACATTAAATCTCCAGCAACTGGCTGTTCAACAGCTATAAACTTAATACATCTCCTCTCTAAGTCAAAAGCAGCTTGATCAATTTCTTTACTTTTCTCAACTACTTCATCAGCTATTTTTTCATCATAATCATTAAGTAAGGTAATAGCATTACGATGAGTTTCCATTACCATTTGTCCCATCTTTTCTGCTTCATCTTTCACATTGTTTATTCTATTTTTAAATGATATTCTTGGATATTCTTTATCCATCAAGCACATCCCCTTGTTAAATTTGTTTAAAGTATTAAATTATCAACTTTTCTAAATTAAAAATTATTAAGATTTAAAATGGACTTTTAGATTAAATCTTAATTCTAAATAATCTAATTATTATAAATTATCTTTATTTTACAATAAATAGTTATCGAATCAATAGATAGCTAAATAACTGATTAAAAAATGAATTTCAATCATTATATAATTTATTAAATTAATAGTTCCATTTTAATAATTCTATTTTAACAGTTCCATTTTAATAATTTAATAATTTATTAAATTAATAGTTTTAATTTAATAGTTCTATTTTAATAATTTTATAAAATTTTCATATCTTTTTGTTTACAAAAGATTGTACTAACCAAATCTACCAGTAATA from Methanobrevibacter arboriphilus JCM 13429 = DSM 1125 includes the following:
- the phoU gene encoding phosphate signaling complex protein PhoU gives rise to the protein MDKEYPRISFKNRINNVKDEAEKMGQMVMETHRNAITLLNDYDEKIADEVVEKSKEIDQAAFDLERRCIKFIAVEQPVAGDLMFIESTIRVSSHMKRIGYLAANIADLSVLIKDVSVPDKLMEDLQYMADYVQMMLSKGFYAFLNQNLDTAKELRNDDDKVDDLFDSILEQVTDNMFEDKENINQTINLIFIARFLERIADRAVDIGRRTIFMMTFKKPKN